The Nocardioides campestrisoli genome includes a window with the following:
- a CDS encoding MBL fold metallo-hydrolase, which yields MDNLTFVGTATTLLRLGSFTVLTDPNFLHRGQRAYLGKGLWSKRLTEPSMQPGDLPPLDAIVLSHLHGDHFDRIARRELVREQPVITTTKAAAKLRTWDFDAHGLETWESETLTKTGEAGPETLSVESLPGIHARGVMGALLPPVMGSLLTHRVGGAVARRVYLSGDTLTGDHLDEIARRHPEIDVAVVHLGGTRVLLHTVTMDDVQGVDFLRRVQPTKAVPVHYDDYGVFRSPLSAFTRRAREAGFGDRVQTVQRGETVLL from the coding sequence GTGGACAACCTCACCTTCGTCGGGACCGCGACGACCCTGCTCCGGCTGGGTTCCTTCACGGTGCTGACCGACCCGAACTTCCTGCACCGCGGGCAGCGGGCCTACCTCGGCAAGGGGCTCTGGTCGAAGCGACTGACCGAGCCGTCGATGCAGCCGGGTGACCTCCCACCGTTGGACGCGATCGTGCTCTCGCACTTGCACGGCGACCACTTCGACCGGATCGCCCGGCGCGAGCTGGTCCGGGAGCAGCCGGTGATCACCACGACGAAGGCGGCGGCCAAGCTGCGTACCTGGGACTTCGACGCCCACGGCCTGGAGACCTGGGAGTCCGAGACCCTGACCAAGACCGGCGAGGCAGGCCCGGAGACGCTGAGCGTCGAGTCGCTGCCCGGCATCCACGCCCGCGGGGTGATGGGGGCGCTGCTGCCGCCGGTGATGGGCAGCCTGCTCACCCACCGGGTCGGGGGCGCGGTGGCCCGTCGGGTCTACCTGAGCGGCGACACGCTGACCGGCGACCACCTCGACGAGATCGCGCGGCGGCACCCGGAGATCGACGTGGCCGTCGTCCACCTGGGCGGCACCCGCGTGCTCCTCCACACCGTGACCATGGACGACGTGCAGGGCGTGGACTTCCTGCGCCGCGTGCAGCCCACCAAGGCCGTCCCGGTGCACTACGACGACTACGGGGTCTTCCGCTCGCCGCTCTCAGCCTTCACCCGGCGGGCCCGGGAGGCCGGCTTCGGCGACCGGGTGCAGACGGTCCAGCGCGGGGAGACCGTGCTGCTGTGA